A single window of Mugil cephalus isolate CIBA_MC_2020 chromosome 1, CIBA_Mcephalus_1.1, whole genome shotgun sequence DNA harbors:
- the si:ch211-220i18.4 gene encoding SRSF protein kinase 3, with product MQKSPCSAHTAAPQRHSGSDGGTSNGFEALGCHERLGPKDGQDSEDPREYCYGGYHPVQIGDTFNRRYQVISKLGWGYFSTVWLCVDLRLGRQVAVKVLKSGAGFAQAGQDELAILRCAGGPLARHSSSQRIVKLLDEFKLAGVNGIHMCLVLELLGPDLRSWQLCFGNPGLLKPQVKQILTQVLQGLDYLHTQCKIIHTDVKPENILLCLKEQSHKAPAGGSTSSSVLIGKEAKSTEREQLNPHSLKEIAVKIGDLGSSCWVYKHFSEEIQTRQYRSLEVLLGSEYGPPADMWSVACMAFELVTGDPLFEPKASDSLSLEEDHIAQIMELLGKIPPAVALSGKYSAEYFDRRGDLHRVGRLKLWSLYDVLVEKYHFLLEEASAFSDFLLRMLDYHPERRDTAAQSLCHPWLTSC from the exons ATGCAGAAGAGTCCCTGCTCCGCTCATACAGCAGCTCCGCAGCGTCACTC ggGGAGTGATGGCGGCACGTCCAATGGTTTTGAAGCCCTCGGATGCCACGAGCGGCTGGGTCCCAAGGACGGCCAGGACTCTGAAGACCCCAGAGAATACTGTTACG GTGGGTACCACCCGGTCCAGATAGGAGACACCTTCAACAGACGATACCAGGTCATCTCTAAGCTCGGCTGGGGCTATTTCTCCACTGTGTGGCTCTGCGTGGACCTCAG GTTGGGTCGGCAGGTCGCTGTGAAGGTTCTGAAGAGCGGAGCTGGCTTCGCCCAGGCTGGACAGGATGAGCTGGCCATCCTGAGATGT GCCGGGGGTCCTCTGGCCCGTCACAGCTCCAGTCAAAGGATCGTTAAGCTGCTGGATGAGTTCAAACTGGCCGGGGTCAACGGGATCC ACATGTGTCTGGTGCTGGAGCTGCTGGGTCCTGACCTGAGAAGCTGGCAGCTGTGTTTTGGGAATCCAGGACTCCTGAAGCCTCAGGTCAAGCAAATACTTACTCAG GTTCTGCAGGGTCTGGACTACCTTCACACTCAGTGTAAAATCATTCACACAGACGTCAAGCCAGAGAACATCCTGCTGTGTCTGAAGGAGCAGTCCCACAAAGCACCAGCGGGGGGCAGCACTTCCTCCTCTGTACTGATTGGGAAGGAAGCCAAGTCCACAG AGAGGGAGCAGCTAAATCCGCACAGTTTAAAGGAAATTGCAGTGAAGATCGGTGACTTGGGCAGCTCCTGTTGGGTG TACAAACATTTCTCTGAGGAAATCCAGACCCGTCAGTACCGCTCACTAGAggtcctgctgggatctgagtATGGCCCGCCAGCTGATATGTGGAGCGTCGCATGTATG GCCTTTGAGTTGGTCACTGGAGACCCGCTGTTCGAACCCAAAGCCAGCGACTCCCTTTCCCTGGAGGAAG ACCACATCGCTCAGATCATGGAGCTGCTCGGTAAAATCCCGCCAGCTGTAGCCTTGTCAGGTAAATACTCTGCAGAGTACTTCGACCGCAGAG GTGACCTGCATCGCGTTGGTCGACTGAAGCTCTGGAGCCTCTATGATGTTCTTGTAGAGAAATATCACTTCCTGTTGGAGGAGGCGTCTGCATTCTCAGACTTCCTGCTTCGCATGTTGGATTATCACCCAGAGAGGAGGGACACTGCTGCACAGAGCCTTTGCCATCCTTGGTTGACCTCTTGCTAG